A section of the Metabacillus endolithicus genome encodes:
- the fadH gene encoding 2,4-dienoyl-CoA reductase codes for MIMKDNVIIVTGGSSGMGKAMAKRFAEDGAKVVIIGRTLEKLNEAKNEIQTYDGQVLPIQLDVRDPEKISEMIQQVDTKFGKIDGFVNNAAGNFICPAENLSINGWKAVIDIVLNGTFYCSSAIGKYWIEKKVKGSILNMVATYAWGAGAGVIHSAAAKAGVLSMTRTLAVEWGSKYGIRVNAIAPGPIERTGGADRLWESEEAAERTLNSVPLGRLGTPEEIAVLSAFLLSNEASYINGECITMDGGQWLNQRPF; via the coding sequence ATGATTATGAAGGATAATGTTATCATTGTTACAGGTGGCTCAAGTGGGATGGGAAAAGCTATGGCAAAACGGTTTGCTGAAGATGGTGCTAAGGTTGTTATAATTGGTCGAACGCTAGAAAAACTGAATGAAGCGAAAAATGAGATTCAAACATATGATGGACAGGTCCTTCCAATACAACTTGATGTAAGAGATCCTGAAAAAATATCAGAAATGATTCAGCAGGTTGATACTAAATTTGGAAAAATTGATGGATTTGTTAATAATGCTGCAGGGAATTTTATCTGCCCTGCTGAAAATCTTTCTATAAATGGTTGGAAGGCCGTAATAGATATTGTGTTAAACGGGACATTTTATTGTTCTTCCGCAATCGGAAAGTACTGGATTGAGAAAAAAGTAAAGGGATCAATTTTGAATATGGTGGCTACATATGCATGGGGAGCAGGGGCAGGTGTTATTCATTCAGCTGCTGCAAAGGCTGGAGTGCTTTCAATGACAAGAACACTTGCTGTTGAATGGGGCAGTAAATATGGGATTAGAGTTAACGCTATCGCACCTGGTCCAATTGAAAGAACAGGTGGAGCTGATCGTTTATGGGAATCAGAGGAAGCTGCTGAACGTACTTTAAATAGTGTGCCACTAGGCCGATTAGGAACTCCGGAAGAAATTGCAGTGCTCTCAGCATTTTTATTATCAAATGAAGCATCTTATATAAACGGTGAATGCATCACAATGGATGGCGGTCAATGGTTAAATCAACGACCATTTTAA
- a CDS encoding EAL-associated domain-containing protein has product MDPLDVLTNLDKVFPNYQAIFSADEQTVIGYEVLGRIKINDQIDSLGSFFHDESIPDEYRIEVDDHLLHIAIDEFLKLNNQELMLFINRDANLLMLDHGEDFLHTLIEKQEKGLHLNQIVLEITEHNFLGDIEQLYHLLLYYRTYGIKVAIDNIGKAGSNLDRIGLLTPDILKIDLQPLRLTSPLQSYYDVLYSISLLARKIGATLLYEDIEVNFQLQYAWKNGGRYYQGYFLNKPTRNFIERDDCKERLRLEFQRYISSEKKKLEGLYNFTEQFNLRVQQMLNKIGKQYTDYKQLLEQLSNELDDCCFRIYICDEDGFQQSVNIFKKDNWEIQPQYYLKNWSWRPYFLANIIRMRFDQKGFLSDVYSDIETGELIRTFSYPLDQNQYLFIDLSYEYLYEADGLL; this is encoded by the coding sequence ATGGATCCGTTAGACGTTTTAACGAATTTGGATAAAGTATTTCCAAACTATCAGGCAATTTTCAGTGCTGATGAACAAACAGTTATTGGATATGAAGTATTAGGAAGAATAAAAATCAATGATCAAATAGATAGCCTTGGCTCATTTTTTCATGATGAAAGTATTCCAGATGAATATCGGATTGAAGTCGATGATCATTTACTACATATAGCAATAGATGAATTTTTAAAGCTTAATAACCAAGAACTGATGCTATTCATTAATCGAGATGCAAATTTGCTTATGCTAGATCATGGTGAAGATTTTTTGCATACTTTAATAGAAAAACAAGAAAAAGGATTACACTTAAATCAAATTGTACTGGAAATTACAGAGCATAATTTTCTAGGAGATATTGAACAACTGTATCATCTTTTACTTTATTACAGAACTTATGGTATTAAAGTTGCTATTGATAATATCGGGAAGGCAGGTAGCAATTTAGATCGAATTGGCCTTTTAACACCTGATATATTGAAAATAGATTTACAGCCTCTCCGATTGACTTCACCACTTCAATCTTATTATGATGTTCTTTATTCAATTTCTTTGTTAGCACGGAAAATTGGGGCAACTCTTTTATACGAAGATATTGAAGTTAATTTTCAGCTTCAATATGCATGGAAAAATGGTGGGAGATATTATCAGGGATACTTTCTAAACAAACCAACTCGTAACTTTATTGAGAGAGACGATTGTAAAGAAAGGCTCAGATTAGAATTTCAGCGTTATATAAGCTCTGAGAAGAAAAAACTAGAAGGATTATATAACTTTACTGAACAGTTTAACCTAAGAGTCCAGCAAATGCTTAATAAAATTGGTAAGCAATATACTGATTATAAACAATTACTTGAACAACTCTCAAATGAGTTAGACGATTGTTGTTTTCGTATATATATTTGCGATGAAGATGGATTTCAGCAATCCGTTAATATATTCAAAAAAGATAATTGGGAAATCCAACCTCAGTATTATTTGAAAAATTGGAGTTGGAGACCATACTTTTTAGCAAATATTATAAGAATGAGATTTGATCAAAAGGGATTTTTAAGTGATGTTTATAGTGACATAGAGACTGGTGAGCTGATTAGAACTTTTTCGTATCCATTGGATCAAAATCAGTATCTTTTTATTGATTTATCCTACGAGTATTTATATGAGGCAGATGGTTTATTATAA
- a CDS encoding metallophosphoesterase, giving the protein MTKLYSRRSFLKGLLSFSFVSFLTAAGGYTYARYIEPTFLDKNILSLSHPNIPKAFEGFKIVQFSDTHLSEFFTLERLETIVKEINSLSPDLLLFTGDLMDEPNQYEKINKIVPVLEKLEAPFGKYAVYGNHDHGGYGTDIYRNVITMSGFTLLQNEVANVKMVDGSKIAIAGIDDLMLGKPNYDATLGNLNKDMFNILLAHEPDAALESKKYPVHLQLSGHSHGGQIQLPFIGPLITPPYATEYIEGLYDVEKMKLYVNRGLGTTRLPFRFLSVPELTQFTLHSLK; this is encoded by the coding sequence ATGACAAAATTATATTCAAGAAGATCTTTTTTAAAAGGTCTTCTTTCCTTTTCTTTTGTAAGCTTTTTAACAGCAGCAGGTGGTTATACATATGCCAGGTATATTGAGCCTACTTTTTTAGATAAAAACATTCTTTCACTCTCACATCCAAACATCCCAAAAGCATTCGAAGGTTTTAAAATCGTACAATTTAGCGATACACATTTAAGTGAATTTTTCACATTAGAACGACTAGAAACAATTGTGAAGGAAATAAATTCTCTTTCTCCTGATTTATTGCTTTTCACGGGTGACTTAATGGACGAACCAAATCAATATGAGAAAATAAATAAAATTGTTCCTGTTCTTGAAAAGCTAGAGGCACCATTTGGAAAATACGCTGTTTACGGGAATCATGACCATGGTGGTTACGGTACTGATATTTATCGAAATGTTATAACAATGTCTGGGTTTACATTATTACAAAATGAGGTTGCAAATGTAAAAATGGTTGATGGTAGTAAAATAGCCATTGCAGGAATTGATGACCTTATGCTTGGGAAACCCAATTATGATGCAACATTAGGAAATTTAAATAAAGATATGTTTAATATTCTATTAGCTCATGAACCAGATGCAGCACTTGAGTCAAAAAAGTATCCTGTTCACTTACAGCTTTCAGGTCATAGTCATGGCGGACAAATTCAACTGCCCTTTATTGGACCGCTAATTACACCGCCTTATGCTACTGAATATATTGAGGGTTTATATGATGTGGAAAAGATGAAGCTTTATGTTAATAGGGGA